The nucleotide sequence GCGTCAGACAACAACCAATCGCCTGGCCTTCACGCAATTTAAAATTCGAAATCGATTTTTTAGCTTTTGTGAGTACGGGTTTTTGTCCTGCAATCTGACCCAACTCTATTGCCGCCTTATCCAAAATTTTTGAATCCTGAGTGGCTTCCTTCATGGAGGTGTTCAACACAATTTTCACAAGGCGCGGGCACTCCATGATATTTTTATATTGGAATTCCTTCATCAATACAGGAATACACTCTTCCCGATACTTTTTGGTATAAGTGCTGGGTTCTTTTTTTGCTCGGTCCATGGTCCATGGTCCATGGTCCATAGTCGTTTTTTTCTTCTTCGTACTCATTTTTTATTGTCCAAATTCTCGCCACACTTGGCGCAAACTCTTGTCTTTGAATGATCCTTTAAAACTTTTGCTGAAACGCGAACCCCTTTTTTGCATTTCGGGCAAAAAGGCATCATTACAGAGAGGGGTAATGCCGCCTCTTTTTCAATAATCCCTCCCGTTTTTGTCTGCGATTGGGGACGCGTGTGGCGCTTGATCATATTAAGATGCTCCACCAGCGCTCTTTCTTTTTTTGTGATGATCGCCAGAATTTTTCCGGTCTTTCCTTTTTCGCGTCCGGAAATTACCTGAACGGTGTCGCCTTTTTTAATTCTTGCCAAACTCATTAGAGAACCTCCGGAGCGAGTGAAACAATTTTCATAAATTTTTTCGCCCTCAATTCACGAGCGACCGGACCAAAGATACGAGTGCCGATCGGCTCGCCTTGCTCATTAATTAGAACTGCCGAATTTTCATCAAACTTGATGTAAGTTCCATCGGGACGACGCGTCTCTTTTCTCACGCGAACAATAACCGCTTTTTTTACATCTCCTTTTTTCACTTTCGCATCAGGAAGCGCTTCTTTAACAGAAACAACGATAACATCCCCCAAATAAGCATATCGGCGCTTGGTGCCACCAAGCACTTTGATGCACATGAGGCGTTTGGCGCCAGAATTATCCGCTACATCAAGAATGGTTCGCATCTGAATCATTTTATTTTATTCCTTTAAAGCAATCTCTTTTCCAAAACCCTTTTTTATAATCGCGACAACCTTCCAACTCTTGCGACGACTCAAAGGTCTTGTTTCCTGAATTTCAACAACATCCCCTATTTCGCATTCATTTTTCTCATCATGAGCCAAAAACTTTTTGCGACGGCTGATATATTTTTTAAAATTTGGTTCCAAAACACGGCGTTCAATACGCACAGCAACTGTTTTGTTCATGGCATCACTTACCACAACACCGGTCTTTGTTTTCGTTTTTATGGCATTTTTATTTTGCTGCATTTTCACCTTTCTCTTTTAACACCGTCAAAAGACGGGCAATCTCTCTTTTTGTTTCACGAATCTGAGAGGTTTCTTTAAGTTGGCCCGTTGCCAGACGAATCTTAAGACCAAACAGAGTTCCCCTTTTTTCTACAATCAATTTCTCAAGTTCTTTTTTTGCTTTAGTACGCACCTCAGCTGGCTTCACGATAACCTCCTTCG is from Deltaproteobacteria bacterium and encodes:
- the rplN gene encoding 50S ribosomal protein L14; this translates as MIQMRTILDVADNSGAKRLMCIKVLGGTKRRYAYLGDVIVVSVKEALPDAKVKKGDVKKAVIVRVRKETRRPDGTYIKFDENSAVLINEQGEPIGTRIFGPVARELRAKKFMKIVSLAPEVL
- the rpmC gene encoding 50S ribosomal protein L29 produces the protein MKWKECQRIWHWKRFVWLLTNCRSVRVFLCAKEVIVKPAEVRTKAKKELEKLIVEKRGTLFGLKIRLATGQLKETSQIRETKREIARLLTVLKEKGENAAK
- a CDS encoding 50S ribosomal protein L24: MSLARIKKGDTVQVISGREKGKTGKILAIITKKERALVEHLNMIKRHTRPQSQTKTGGIIEKEAALPLSVMMPFCPKCKKGVRVSAKVLKDHSKTRVCAKCGENLDNKK
- the rplE gene encoding 50S ribosomal protein L5, with translation MDRAKKEPSTYTKKYREECIPVLMKEFQYKNIMECPRLVKIVLNTSMKEATQDSKILDKAAIELGQIAGQKPVLTKAKKSISNFKLREGQAIGCCLTLRRARMYEFLNRLVNVALPRVRDFKGVSNKAFDGRGNYTLGLQEQIIFPEIQYDSVERPMGMNITFVTTAKTNAEGKALLKAMGMPFKEA
- the rpsQ gene encoding 30S ribosomal protein S17 produces the protein MQQNKNAIKTKTKTGVVVSDAMNKTVAVRIERRVLEPNFKKYISRRKKFLAHDEKNECEIGDVVEIQETRPLSRRKSWKVVAIIKKGFGKEIALKE